The stretch of DNA GGGAGCAGCTTCTATGAAAGGCGCTATTGAGGCACAAGAACTCATTACCTTAGAATCTATAGCATCTATTGCTTCTTCTTTAGGAGCCAAGCGAGTGGCTAAACGAGCGTTTGAATTGGCTTTGGAGCACGCCGTAATTCCCTATGCTGTTAGCGACCAAGAAGCATTGGAAGCTTGTCGATTATTTTTGAATGAAACAGGAAATTTAGTAGAACCAGCTTGCGGAGCGGCATTAGCTGCCGTTTATCACAATATAAAACCAATTCAAGAAGCAGATTCTATTCTAATTTTAGTTTGTGGAGGAGCGAGTCTAACATTAGAGCATTTTAATAATTATAGCGCTACACTATTTTAAATTGCTTATCGTATAAAAAATAATTTATTAACACATTACTCCGTTGAAAATGCAAACCTAGCTTTGCTAGCTCATAAGCGTTAGCGTACTAACTGGGCATGCTTGTAGCCAAAGCTAAACCACATAGACGTAGTGCACGAGCAGCTTGGTACTGTGTGTCAACTCCACAGGGAACAACTAAGCGCAGCGCTCATGACCGCAGGGAATAATGAGTGAAGCGATCATAAGCAAAGCGTACTAACTAATCAACGGAGTATTATAACAATAGCATTCTTTTTATTAAGCAATGAAGTTGATTTATTCTTAATTGGGTGAAGGAACGGAATTGAGCGGGTAACAATAAATATGATTACAAAATATTGTCAAGGCTAGACCATACAGAATACAAAGCTAGAGAGATAGAGTATTAATCTTTATTAGGTATAAATTATACGAATAATTAGTTTCTTATAAACTAAAAAACTTTCATATTTTTTACGCATATTGTATTTTTGTACACTTTACCTTAAGGTACGCCATTGAGGGAAAAGGTTTTGAATAAAAAGGATGTCAATTTAGAACTAAAAAAATAGAATGATAGGACAAGCCATATTGGAAGGTGCTTTGGCAGGAGTGATCCTGAGTGTATTTGTAGGTCCCATATTTTTTACAATGCTTCAACTGGGGGTTGAACATGGGTTTCGGGCTGCATTTGCTTTGGCATTAGGGCAGTGGGTGAGTGATCTTTTATATATCTTTTTGGCTTTTTGGGGAGCGATTTGGGTAGAAGAGATCATTGCCGATGAGGTAAAACAAGCTACTTTTGTATGGTATAGTGGAACGATAGGAGGTTGTTTGTTGATTCTTTTTGGGGCAGGGTTATTGTTGACAAAATCCGTATCAACAGCAGTCTCTGATAAAATTGAAATAGCAGAACATAAGGTATCTAAGGCGGCTTATTTTGCTTATTTTTTCCAAGGTTTTTTAATCAATACAATCAATCCTACTCCTTTATTATTTTGGATGGGCTTAATGGCTTTTGCGATTAACAGCAACTATATAGGAGGAGCTACGGCTGCTTTGTACATTGCTGTTATGTCGGTTGTGATTATAGCGGATTGTCTGAAAATCTATTTGGCAAAAACAATAAGAGATAAATTAAAAGCGCAACATTTTTTATACGTTAGGCGTTTAGCAGGTTTAGTACTTGGTGGTTTTGGATTGGTACTACTTTTGAAAGTAACTGTATTATAAATAGACAATTATAAAAAGGGCAGATAGAAAGATTTGTTATTGTACTATGAATTTTATTAACCCAACTTTTTACTTATGAAAATTAATTACTACGTTTCTACGTTTGCATTTTGGCTACTAACTACTGTAGTGGTATATGCGCAATCTTCTATTTATTTCTTTTATGATCCTGCTTGTATGCAGAAGTTTGAATACGAACAGGTGAATAAGTTGGATGACATCGCTTATGATGAATATTATATCTCTATTTCTGATGAGACAAAGGCTATCTTTAGAGTTCCAAAGAAGCATAAGTCAATCGTTAAGGAGATACCTGTAAAGCCATTTATGTGCAACGACAGAACGAAAATTGTTCCTGCTTTAATTAAGGAAATTAATGCTAGCCGAAAAGCTGCTTATATTGTAGCAGAAGCAGGCGAAGAATATGCTTTATACG from Aureispira anguillae encodes:
- a CDS encoding LysE family translocator; this encodes MIGQAILEGALAGVILSVFVGPIFFTMLQLGVEHGFRAAFALALGQWVSDLLYIFLAFWGAIWVEEIIADEVKQATFVWYSGTIGGCLLILFGAGLLLTKSVSTAVSDKIEIAEHKVSKAAYFAYFFQGFLINTINPTPLLFWMGLMAFAINSNYIGGATAALYIAVMSVVIIADCLKIYLAKTIRDKLKAQHFLYVRRLAGLVLGGFGLVLLLKVTVL